A part of Legionella sainthelensi genomic DNA contains:
- a CDS encoding 16S rRNA (uracil(1498)-N(3))-methyltransferase yields the protein MRAVRIYQPGNYGTGQLLELSPEASQHVGVVLRMQVGEHLTLFCGDNREFDAIIETVKKKQVIVVVGSIKDVSRESPVAIHLAQAISKGERMEWVMQKAVELGVASITPIITERCVVKLDQERMAKKLHQWQAIVIAACEQSGRNRVPTVHPPITLNRYVDEVQAELKFILHPGKNKTWRDYTLKAADVVLLIGPEGGLSEQEVQYTCTHGFQPLSLGPRILRTETAAITALSVLQAVGGDL from the coding sequence ATGAGAGCAGTACGTATTTACCAGCCAGGCAACTACGGCACAGGCCAGCTACTTGAATTGTCTCCAGAGGCGAGTCAACATGTTGGGGTTGTTTTGCGCATGCAAGTGGGCGAGCACCTTACTTTATTTTGCGGTGATAATCGAGAATTTGATGCAATCATCGAGACGGTGAAAAAAAAGCAAGTTATTGTTGTTGTCGGTTCCATAAAAGACGTAAGCCGAGAATCTCCTGTAGCGATTCATTTAGCGCAAGCCATTTCCAAAGGGGAGCGTATGGAATGGGTGATGCAAAAAGCGGTTGAATTAGGTGTGGCCAGCATCACTCCTATTATTACAGAACGCTGTGTGGTCAAATTAGATCAAGAGCGAATGGCCAAAAAACTTCACCAGTGGCAGGCTATAGTAATTGCTGCTTGTGAACAATCAGGACGTAATCGTGTCCCTACAGTTCATCCTCCTATAACCCTCAACCGTTACGTGGATGAAGTCCAAGCTGAATTAAAGTTTATTTTACATCCAGGAAAAAATAAAACTTGGCGTGATTACACTTTGAAAGCAGCGGATGTTGTTTTATTGATTGGACCAGAAGGTGGGTTAAGTGAACAGGAGGTGCAATATACATGTACGCATGGATTTCAGCCTCTCTCTTTAGGCCCAAGAATTTTACGTACGGAAACAGCGGCAATTACTGCATTAAGTGTGTTGCAAGCGGTAGGTGGTGATCTATAA
- the trxA gene encoding thioredoxin, translated as MSDLIKTVTDASFEQEVMQSNKPVLVDFWAEWCGPCRALTPILEEVAGTHSEQVTFAKINIDENPQAPAKYGVMSIPTLILFKNGQVEAVKMGLLSKSQLSAFVESHV; from the coding sequence ATGAGTGATCTTATTAAAACCGTAACAGACGCAAGCTTTGAACAAGAAGTCATGCAATCCAATAAGCCGGTATTAGTTGATTTTTGGGCGGAGTGGTGCGGACCATGCCGTGCATTAACACCTATATTGGAAGAAGTAGCTGGTACGCATAGCGAACAAGTGACATTTGCAAAAATTAATATAGATGAGAATCCACAAGCTCCTGCAAAATATGGCGTGATGAGCATTCCTACCTTGATTTTATTTAAAAATGGTCAAGTTGAAGCAGTAAAAATGGGATTGCTTTCAAAATCTCAATTAAGTGCTTTTGTTGAGAGTCACGTATAA